A stretch of Equus przewalskii isolate Varuska chromosome 11, EquPr2, whole genome shotgun sequence DNA encodes these proteins:
- the SLC39A13 gene encoding zinc transporter ZIP13 isoform X2, producing the protein MSGCPCPGCGMAGQRLLFLTALALELLGGAGGSQQALRNRGAAAACRLDNKESESWGALLSGERLDTWICSLLGSLMVGLSGVFPLLVIPLEMGTTLRSEAGARRLKQLLSFALGGLLGNVFLHLLPEAWAYTCSASPGGEGQSLQQQQQLGLWVIAGFLTFLVLEKMFLDSKEKEGTSQAPSKDPAAAAALNGGRYLAQPAAEPGLSAMVRSIKVSGYLNLLANTIDNFTHGLAVAASFLVSKKIGLLTTMAILLHEIPHEVGDFAILLRAGFDRWSAAKLQLSTALGGLLGACFAICTQSPKGRRPWPGSCPSPLVAFSTSPW; encoded by the exons ATGTCTGGATGTCCCTGTCCTGGTTGTGGCATGGCGGGCCAAAGGCTCCTCTTCCTCACTGCCCTTGCCCTGGAGCTCCTGGGGGGTGCTGGGGGTTCCCAGCAGGCCCTCCGGAATCGGGGGGCTGCAGCAGCCTGTCGCCTGGATAACAAGGAAAGCGAGTCCTGGGGGGCCCTGCTGAGCGGGGAGAGGCTGGACACTTGGATCTGCTCCCTTCTGGGCTCACTCATGGTGGGGCTCAGCGGGGTCTTCCCACTGCTCGTCATTCCCCTGGAAATGGGGACCACTCTGCGCTCAGAAG CGGGGGCCCGGCGCCTGAAGCAGCTGCTCAGCTTTGCCTTGGGAGGCCTCTTGGGCAATGTGTTTCTCCACCTGCTGCCTGAGGCGTGGGCCTACACGTGCAGCGCCAGCCCTG GTGGTGAGGGGCAGAGCctgcagcagcaacagcaactgGGGCTGTGGGTCATTGCTGGCTTCCTGACCTTCCTGGTATTGGAGAAGATGTTCTTGGACAGCAAGGAGAAGGAGGGGACCAGCCAG GCCCCCAGCAAAGAccccgctgctgctgctgctctcaaTGGAGGCCGCTACCTGGCCCAGCCGGCTGCAGAGCCTGGCCTGAGCGCCATGGTCCGAAGCATCAAA GTCAGTGGCTATCTCAATTTGCTGGCCAACACCATAGATAACTTCACTCACGGGCTGGCTGTGGCTGCCAGCTTCCTAGTGAGCAAGAAG ATCGGGCTCCTGACCACCATGGCCATCCTCCTGCATGAGATCCCCCATGAG GTGGGCGACTTTGCCATCCTGCTCCGGGCCGGCTTTGACCGATGGAGCGCAGCCAAGCTGCAGCTCTCGACGGCACTGGGGGGCCTGCTGGGTGCCTGCTTCGCCATCTGTACGCAGTCCCCCAAGGGA AGGAGACCGTGGCCTGGATCCTGCCCTTCACCTCTGGTGGCTTTCTCTACATCGCCCTGGTGA
- the SLC39A13 gene encoding zinc transporter ZIP13 isoform X1, with amino-acid sequence MSGCPCPGCGMAGQRLLFLTALALELLGGAGGSQQALRNRGAAAACRLDNKESESWGALLSGERLDTWICSLLGSLMVGLSGVFPLLVIPLEMGTTLRSEAGARRLKQLLSFALGGLLGNVFLHLLPEAWAYTCSASPGGEGQSLQQQQQLGLWVIAGFLTFLVLEKMFLDSKEKEGTSQAPSKDPAAAAALNGGRYLAQPAAEPGLSAMVRSIKVSGYLNLLANTIDNFTHGLAVAASFLVSKKIGLLTTMAILLHEIPHEVGDFAILLRAGFDRWSAAKLQLSTALGGLLGACFAICTQSPKGVEETVAWILPFTSGGFLYIALVNVLPDLLEEDDPWRSLQQVLLLCTGIVVMVLFSIFIE; translated from the exons ATGTCTGGATGTCCCTGTCCTGGTTGTGGCATGGCGGGCCAAAGGCTCCTCTTCCTCACTGCCCTTGCCCTGGAGCTCCTGGGGGGTGCTGGGGGTTCCCAGCAGGCCCTCCGGAATCGGGGGGCTGCAGCAGCCTGTCGCCTGGATAACAAGGAAAGCGAGTCCTGGGGGGCCCTGCTGAGCGGGGAGAGGCTGGACACTTGGATCTGCTCCCTTCTGGGCTCACTCATGGTGGGGCTCAGCGGGGTCTTCCCACTGCTCGTCATTCCCCTGGAAATGGGGACCACTCTGCGCTCAGAAG CGGGGGCCCGGCGCCTGAAGCAGCTGCTCAGCTTTGCCTTGGGAGGCCTCTTGGGCAATGTGTTTCTCCACCTGCTGCCTGAGGCGTGGGCCTACACGTGCAGCGCCAGCCCTG GTGGTGAGGGGCAGAGCctgcagcagcaacagcaactgGGGCTGTGGGTCATTGCTGGCTTCCTGACCTTCCTGGTATTGGAGAAGATGTTCTTGGACAGCAAGGAGAAGGAGGGGACCAGCCAG GCCCCCAGCAAAGAccccgctgctgctgctgctctcaaTGGAGGCCGCTACCTGGCCCAGCCGGCTGCAGAGCCTGGCCTGAGCGCCATGGTCCGAAGCATCAAA GTCAGTGGCTATCTCAATTTGCTGGCCAACACCATAGATAACTTCACTCACGGGCTGGCTGTGGCTGCCAGCTTCCTAGTGAGCAAGAAG ATCGGGCTCCTGACCACCATGGCCATCCTCCTGCATGAGATCCCCCATGAG GTGGGCGACTTTGCCATCCTGCTCCGGGCCGGCTTTGACCGATGGAGCGCAGCCAAGCTGCAGCTCTCGACGGCACTGGGGGGCCTGCTGGGTGCCTGCTTCGCCATCTGTACGCAGTCCCCCAAGGGAGTAG AGGAGACCGTGGCCTGGATCCTGCCCTTCACCTCTGGTGGCTTTCTCTACATCGCCCTGGTGAACGTGCTACCTGACCTCTTGGAGGAAGACGACCCGTG gCGCTCCCTGCAGCAGGTGCTTCTGCTCTGCACGGGCATCGTGGTGATGGTGCTGTTCTCCATCTTCATTGAGTAA
- the PSMC3 gene encoding 26S proteasome regulatory subunit 6A isoform X1 yields the protein MATVWDEAEQDGIGEEVLKMSTEEIIQRTRLLDSEIKIMKSEVLRVTHELQAMKDKIKENSEKIKVNKTLPYLVSNVIELLDVDPNDQEEDGANIDLDSQRKGKCAVIKTSTRQTYFLPVIGLVDAEKLKPGDLVGVNKDSYLILETLPTEYDSRVKAMEVDERPTEQYSDIGGLDKQIQELVEAIVLPMNHKEKFENLGIQPPKGVLMYGPPGTGKTLLARACAAQTKATFLKLAGPQLVQMFIGDGAKLVRDAFALAKEKAPSIIFIDELDAIGTKRFDSEKAGDREVQRTMLELLNQLDGFQPNTQVKVIAATNRVDILDPALLRSGRLDRKIEFPMPNEEARARIMQIHSRKMNVSPDVNYEELARCTDDFNGAQCKAVCVEAGMIALRRGATELTHEDYMEGILEVQAKKKANLQYYA from the exons ATGGCGACCGTGTGGGATGAAGCTGAG caAGATGGCATCGGGGAGGAGGTGCTCAAGATGTCGACGGAAGAGATCATCCAGCGCACGCGGCTACTGGACAGTGAGATCAAG ATCATGAAGAGTGAAGTGTTGCGAGTCACCCACGAACTCCAGGCCATGAAGGACAAGATCAAAGAGAACAGTGAGAAAATCAAAGTGAACAAGACCCTGCCGTACCTTGTCTCCAACGTCATcgag CTTCTGGATGTTGATCCCAATGACCAAGAGGAGGATGGTGCCAACATTGACCTGGACTCCCAAAGGAAGGGCAAGTGTGCAGTGATCAAAACCTCCACACGACAG ACCTACTTCCTGCCTGTGATTGGGTTGGTGGATGCTGAAAAGCTGAAGCCGGGAGACTTGGTG GGTGTGAATAAAGACTCTTATCTGATCCTGGAGACCCTGCCCACAGAATACGACTCGCGGGTGAAGGCCATGGAGGTGGACGAGAGGCCCACAGAGCAATACAGTGACATCGGGGGCCTGGACAAGCAGATtcaggag CTGGTGGAGGCCATTGTCTTGCCAATGAACCACAAGGAGAAGTTTGAGAATTTGGGGATCCAGCCTCCAAAGGGGGTGCTGATGTACGGGCCCCCAGGGACAGGGAAGACGCTGCTGGCTCGGGCCTGTGCTGCACAGACCAAG GCCACCTTCCTGAAGCTGGCTGGCCCCCAGCTGGTGCAGATGTTCATCGGTGATGGTGCCAAGCTGGTCCGGGACGCCTTTGCCCTGGCCAAGGAGAAAGCTCCGTCCATCATCTTCATCGATGAGCTGGATGCCATTGGCACCAAGCG CTTTGACAGTGAGAAGGCTGGGGACCGGGAGGTGCAGAGGACGATGCTGGAGCTTCTGAACCAGCTGGATGGGTTCCAGCCCAACACCCAAGTAAAG GTAATTGCAGCCACTAACAGAGTGGATATCCTGGACCCCGCCCTGCTCCGCTCAGGCCGCCTGGACCGCAAGATTGAGTTCCCAATGCCCAACGAGGAGGCCCGGGCCAGAATCATGCAGATCCACTCGCGGAAGATGAACGTCAG TCCTGATGTGAACTATGAGGAGCTGGCCCGCTGCACGGATGACTTCAACGGGGCCCAGTGCAAGGCCGTGTGTGTGGAGGCG GGCATGATCGCGCTGCGCAGGGGCGCCACGGAGCTCACCCACGAGGACTACATGGAGGGCATCCTGGAGGTGCAGGCCAAGAAGAAGGCCAACCTGCAGTACTACGCCTAG
- the PSMC3 gene encoding 26S proteasome regulatory subunit 6A isoform X2, translating into MKSEVLRVTHELQAMKDKIKENSEKIKVNKTLPYLVSNVIELLDVDPNDQEEDGANIDLDSQRKGKCAVIKTSTRQTYFLPVIGLVDAEKLKPGDLVGVNKDSYLILETLPTEYDSRVKAMEVDERPTEQYSDIGGLDKQIQELVEAIVLPMNHKEKFENLGIQPPKGVLMYGPPGTGKTLLARACAAQTKATFLKLAGPQLVQMFIGDGAKLVRDAFALAKEKAPSIIFIDELDAIGTKRFDSEKAGDREVQRTMLELLNQLDGFQPNTQVKVIAATNRVDILDPALLRSGRLDRKIEFPMPNEEARARIMQIHSRKMNVSPDVNYEELARCTDDFNGAQCKAVCVEAGMIALRRGATELTHEDYMEGILEVQAKKKANLQYYA; encoded by the exons ATGAAGAGTGAAGTGTTGCGAGTCACCCACGAACTCCAGGCCATGAAGGACAAGATCAAAGAGAACAGTGAGAAAATCAAAGTGAACAAGACCCTGCCGTACCTTGTCTCCAACGTCATcgag CTTCTGGATGTTGATCCCAATGACCAAGAGGAGGATGGTGCCAACATTGACCTGGACTCCCAAAGGAAGGGCAAGTGTGCAGTGATCAAAACCTCCACACGACAG ACCTACTTCCTGCCTGTGATTGGGTTGGTGGATGCTGAAAAGCTGAAGCCGGGAGACTTGGTG GGTGTGAATAAAGACTCTTATCTGATCCTGGAGACCCTGCCCACAGAATACGACTCGCGGGTGAAGGCCATGGAGGTGGACGAGAGGCCCACAGAGCAATACAGTGACATCGGGGGCCTGGACAAGCAGATtcaggag CTGGTGGAGGCCATTGTCTTGCCAATGAACCACAAGGAGAAGTTTGAGAATTTGGGGATCCAGCCTCCAAAGGGGGTGCTGATGTACGGGCCCCCAGGGACAGGGAAGACGCTGCTGGCTCGGGCCTGTGCTGCACAGACCAAG GCCACCTTCCTGAAGCTGGCTGGCCCCCAGCTGGTGCAGATGTTCATCGGTGATGGTGCCAAGCTGGTCCGGGACGCCTTTGCCCTGGCCAAGGAGAAAGCTCCGTCCATCATCTTCATCGATGAGCTGGATGCCATTGGCACCAAGCG CTTTGACAGTGAGAAGGCTGGGGACCGGGAGGTGCAGAGGACGATGCTGGAGCTTCTGAACCAGCTGGATGGGTTCCAGCCCAACACCCAAGTAAAG GTAATTGCAGCCACTAACAGAGTGGATATCCTGGACCCCGCCCTGCTCCGCTCAGGCCGCCTGGACCGCAAGATTGAGTTCCCAATGCCCAACGAGGAGGCCCGGGCCAGAATCATGCAGATCCACTCGCGGAAGATGAACGTCAG TCCTGATGTGAACTATGAGGAGCTGGCCCGCTGCACGGATGACTTCAACGGGGCCCAGTGCAAGGCCGTGTGTGTGGAGGCG GGCATGATCGCGCTGCGCAGGGGCGCCACGGAGCTCACCCACGAGGACTACATGGAGGGCATCCTGGAGGTGCAGGCCAAGAAGAAGGCCAACCTGCAGTACTACGCCTAG